A window of Streptomyces broussonetiae genomic DNA:
GCCCGAGGTCGCCATCGTCCTCAACGTCGAGCTGGACCACCACGCCAACTACGCCTCGATGGACGAGATCTACGAGTCCTTCGAGACCTTCGCCGGGAAGATCGTGCCCGGCGGCACTCTGGTGATCTCCGGCGACCACGAGGGGGCGCGGGAGCTGACCCGGCGGCTCGCGGGCTCGGTGCGGACCGTGACGTACGGCGAGGCCGAGGACGCCGACGTGCGCGTGAGCGCCGTCGTACCGCAGGGACTCAAGAGCCGGGTCACCGTCCTGCTCGACGGGCAGGAGCTGACCTTCACCGTCTCCGTGCCCGGCCGGCACTACGCCCTCAACGCCGTCGCCGCGCTCACCGCCGGTGCCGCCCTCGGCATCCCGGCCGCGGAACTGGCGCCCGCGCTCGCCGCCTACACCGGGGTCAAGCGGCGCCTGCAGCTCAAGGGCGAGGCGGCCGGCGTCCAGGTCATCGACTCCTACGCCCACCACCCGACCGAGATGACCGCCGACCTGGAGGCCATGCGCGCCGCCGCCGGTGACTCCCGCATCCTCGTCGTGTTCCAGCCGCACCTGTTCTCGCGCACCCAGGAACTGGGCAAGGAGATGGGCCAGGCGCTGGCCCTCGCCGACGCCTCGGTGGTCCTCGACATCTACCCGGCCCGCGAGGACCCGATCCCGGGTGTCACCAGCGAGCTGATCGTCGAGGCCGCGCGGGCCGCGGGCGCCGACGTCACCGCCGTGCACGACAAGGCCGAGATCCCCGGCGTCATCGCGGGAATGGCGAAGCCCGGTGAGCTGGTTCTGACCATGGGCGCGGGCGACGTGACCGACCTGGGCCCGCTGATTCTGGACCGCCTGTCGCAGCAGTAAAGGGGCTGAGGCTCATGTCGTACGACGTCGAGAAGCCGGACGAGCAGTGGCGCACGGAGCTGGCGCCGGACGAATACGCCGTGCTGCGCCAGGCCGCCACCGAGCCGGCCTTCACCGGTGAGTACACGGACACCAAGACCGAAGGCGTCTATTCCTGCCGGGCCTGCGGCGCCGAACTGTTCACCTCGGACACCAAGTTCGAGTCGCACTGCGGCTGGCCGTCCTTCTACGACCCGAAGGAGAGCAAGGCGGTGGAACTGGTCGAGGACCGGTCCCACGGCATGGTCCGCACCGAGGTGCGCTGTGCCCGCTGCGGTTCCCACCTCGGGCACGTCTTCGCGGGCGAGGGCTACGCGACCCCCACCGACCAGCGGTACTGCATCAACTCCATCTCGCTGCGCCTGGCGCCCGCCGAGGACTGAGAGCGCACGACCGACCGGGCGCCGCGCCGTCGGCGGCGCCCGTACAGTGGCGATCCCGTGACGCCACGGAATGAAGCGGATCAACAGACGCGCCGAATCTTGCAAAAGGCATGTCC
This region includes:
- the murC gene encoding UDP-N-acetylmuramate--L-alanine ligase, with product MAPGLPTAMDRPHFIGIGGAGMSGIAKILAQRGAAVAGSDAKESATAEALRALGVTVHIGHAAEHLADDASCVVVSSAIRSDNPELARAAELGIPVVHRSDALAALMEGLRPIAVAGTHGKTTTTSMLAVSLGELGLKPSYAIGGDLDVPGSNALHGAGDIFVAEADESDRSFHKYAPEVAIVLNVELDHHANYASMDEIYESFETFAGKIVPGGTLVISGDHEGARELTRRLAGSVRTVTYGEAEDADVRVSAVVPQGLKSRVTVLLDGQELTFTVSVPGRHYALNAVAALTAGAALGIPAAELAPALAAYTGVKRRLQLKGEAAGVQVIDSYAHHPTEMTADLEAMRAAAGDSRILVVFQPHLFSRTQELGKEMGQALALADASVVLDIYPAREDPIPGVTSELIVEAARAAGADVTAVHDKAEIPGVIAGMAKPGELVLTMGAGDVTDLGPLILDRLSQQ
- the msrB gene encoding peptide-methionine (R)-S-oxide reductase MsrB, producing MSYDVEKPDEQWRTELAPDEYAVLRQAATEPAFTGEYTDTKTEGVYSCRACGAELFTSDTKFESHCGWPSFYDPKESKAVELVEDRSHGMVRTEVRCARCGSHLGHVFAGEGYATPTDQRYCINSISLRLAPAED